From one Phycodurus eques isolate BA_2022a chromosome 6, UOR_Pequ_1.1, whole genome shotgun sequence genomic stretch:
- the LOC133403762 gene encoding sodium-dependent phosphate transport protein 2B-like, with protein MDALKPSGRIGILIVNIDIIFLIFQPQHHNERNDSKEQKGNLAHSTLALVDGQPEDGDPWDLPELKDTGVPWSALDTNGKVLRVSVSVAKLVALLGLLYMFICSLDILSSAFQLVGGKAAGDIFQDSAVLSNPLAGLVIGVLVTLLVQSSSTSSSIVVSMVSSGLLTVQLAVPIIMGTNIGTSVTNTLVAMTQAGDRSVFRRAFAGATVHDFFNWLSVLVLLPLEVATGYLYEVTKLIIDSFQIQSGEAPDLLNVITDVLTDSIIKLDKSVLSEIATGDPAARNKSLIKKWCETYSNVSTVNVTVPGPENCTSPSMCWLDGNYTFTLKNISQTYNIAKCDHLFVDVNLSDLAVGLILLALSLLVLCSCLLLIVKLLNSMLKGQVAMIIKKILNTDFPFPFGWITGYIAILVGAGMTFIVQSSSVFTSAITPLVGIGVISIQRAYPLSLGSNIGTTTTAILAAMASPGDTLGNALQIALVHFLFNISGIILWYPIPFTRFPIRLAKGLGNITASYRWFAAVYIISCFFLLPLLVFSLSLAGWQVLVGVACPLVVLLVVVVVINVLRKRKPGCLPAALRSWDFLPLWAHSLEPWDKVVGVFTAKCCCCCKCCNAVGDQGCDNKTQAYDNPAMCAEKEVENEIRIELNSLKITKL; from the exons ATGGACGCACTCAAGCCGTCTGGG CGTATTGGAATATTAATAGTGAATATTGATATTATCTTTCTCATTTTTCAGCCTCAGCATCACAATGAAAGGAATGACAGCAAAG AGCAAAAAGGGAACCTTGCACACTCGACCCTGGCACTGGTGGATGGGCAGCCAGAGGACGGAGACCCTTGGGATCTGCCCGAGCTGAAAGACACGGGCGTGCCATGGTCGG CTTTGGACACCAACGGGAAGGTGCTGAGGGTGTCGGTGTCCGTGGCGAAACTGGTCGCGCTGCTGGGCCTCCTCTACATGTTCATCTGCTCCCTCGACATCCTCAGCTCGGCCTTCCAGCTCGTCGGAG GCAAAGCGGCAGGCGACATTTTCCAAGACAGCGCCGTCCTGTCCAACCCTCTGGCCGGTCTGGTCATTGGCGTCCTGGTCACCTTGCTGGTTCAGAGTTCGTCCACGTCGTCCTCCATTGTCGTCAGCATGGTTTCCTCTGGAT TGCTAACAGTCCAACTGGCTGTTCCCATCATCATGGGGACCAACATCGGCACCTCCGTCACCAACACGCTGGTTGCCATGACGCAGGCTGGGGACCGCAGTGTCTTTCGCAG GGCGTTTGCAGGGGCCACAGTGCACGACTTCTTCAACTGGCTGTCGGTTCTGGTGCTGCTGCCTCTGGAGGTCGCCACCGGCTACTTGTACGAGGTCACCAAGCTCATCATCGACTCCTTCCAGATCCAGAGCGGAGAGGCCCCCGACCTGTTGAACGTAATCACCGACGTCCTCACGGATTCCATTATAAAG TTGGACAAGTCCGTCTTAAGCGAAATAGCCACCGGAGATCCAGCAGCTCGGAACAAAAGTCTCATCAAGAAGTGGTGTGAAACTTATAGCAACGTG AGCACAGTAAATGTCACCGTTCCCGGTCCAGAGAACTGCACCTCTCCTTCAATGTGCTGGCTCGACGGCAACTACACCTTCACGCTGAAGAACATTTCGCAGACGTACAACATCGCCAAAT GCGATCACCTCTTCGTCGACGTGAACCTGTCCGACCTGGCGGTGGGTCTGATCCTTCTGGCTCTTTCTCTGCTGGTGTTGTGCTCCTGCCTGCTGCTTATTGTCAAGCTGCTCAACTCCATGCTCAAGGGTCAAGTGGCCATGATCATCAAGAAAATACTCAACACTG ATTTCCCATTCCCCTTTGGATGGATCACAGGGTACATTGCCATTTTAGTCGGAGCCGGAATGACGTTCATCGTGCAGAGCAGCTCTGTCTTTACCTCCGCTATCACTCCACTTGTTG GTATTGGCGTCATCAGCATACAGAGAGCATATCCATTGTCTCTTGGTTCCAACATtggcaccaccaccaccgccatCTTGGCAGCCATGGCCAGTCCGGGAGACACATTGGGTAACGCACTGCAG ATTGCCCTCGTACACTTCCTGTTCAACATCTCTGGCATTATTCTGTGGTATCCGATTCCATTCACCCGATTCCCCATCCGACTGGCCAAAGGCTTGGGAAACATCACGGCCTCCTACCGCTGGTTTGCTGCAGTCTACATCATCTCCTGCTTCTTCCTTCTACCGCTCCTCGTCTTTAGTCTGTCGCTGGCCGGATGGCAGGTCCTGGTGGGCGTGGCGTGCCCACTCGTGGTCCTTCTCGTCGTCGTCGTGGTCATCAACGTGCTGCGGAAGAGGAAGCCCGGGTGTCTGCCGGCAGCGTTGCGGTCTTGGGACTTCCTCCCGCTTTGGGCTCACTCTCTGGAACCCTGGGACAAAGTGGTGGGTGTGTTCACTGCCaagtgttgctgctgctgcaaatGCTGCAACGCCGTTGGAGATCAAGGGTGCGACAACAAGACACAAGCGTACGACAACCCTGCAATGTGCGCAGAGAAAGAGGTGGAAAATGAGATCAGGATCGAGTTAAACAGTCTGAAAATCACCAAACTTTGA